Within Gammaproteobacteria bacterium, the genomic segment CTGGCCCCAAGGCAGAGCCTGATCCCGCCGGCGATCTTTTGGCTAAAGTAGAGGGAAGGTACGCGACGATATTGGCCGATCCCCCGTGGCAGTTTCAAAACCGGACCGGGAAGATGGCGCCGGAACACAGGCGGTTGCTACGGTATCCGACGATGACACTGAAAGAGATTCTGGCGCTTCCGGTCGCCACAGTGGCCGCGGCAAAGTCACATCTGTATCTGTGGGTGCCCAACGCCTTGTTGCAAGAAGGTCTCAAGGTCATGGCGGCGTGGGGGTTTGCATACAAGTCCAACCTGGTTTGGTACAAGATCCGGAAAGACGGCGGTCCCGACGGGCGCGGCGTCGGCTTTTATTTTCGCAACGTCACCGAACTTATATTATTCGGTGTGCGCGGCAGCCTGCGCACCCTGCAACCGGGCCGGACCCAGGTGAACATGCTGGTGACGCAAAAGCGTGAGCATTCCCGCAAGCCCGACGAAATCTACGATGTCATCGAGTCCTGTTCGCCGGGTCCCTACCTGGAGTTGTTCGCGCGCTTTCACCGGGACGGTTGGGGGCAATGGGGCAATGAAGATGTGGAGGAAAACTCGCACTACGGAGTGGCCAAACGCAAGGGTCACCTGGATTCACAGCTTCGCTTGTTGGAAACGCCGGGCGGATACGGCAGAAAGCGTTGAAGACCCGTCGGCGCGCCACAGCCGTGAAGCACGACAACGGAATGTCAACGACGGGCAGCATTAGAAAACACCATTGCCATGGCCAGGGAGATTGACATGTTGAGTTTGCGCGGCTCGGCCGCTTTGTCGTCGTTTCGCCGAAAGAAGCTGCTCGCCGCGGTGCAGGAGCGGGTGCCCGCGGTCACGAGTGTATACGCTGAATACGTGCACTTCGTCGAGCTGGAACAGCGCCTGAGCGATGATGAGCGCGCGGTATTGGCGCAGGTGCTTAGCTATGGCGACGGGCCGCCCATGGCGCAGGCCCCGGCGGGGGAGTTGCTGCTGGTCACCCCGCGTCTGGGCACAGTCTCCCCCTGGTCCAGCAAAGCCACCGACATCGTCCGCCGCTGCGGCCTGGCCAAGGTGGCGCGGGTGGAGCGGGGCGTGGCCTATTACTTCAGCGCCGCGGCCTCTTTGGATGCTGAGTATGCCGCCTTGGCTGCACTGGTGCACGATCCCATGACCGAAAGCGTGCTCCGCGAGCTGGATGAGGCGGAAGATCTGTTCGCCGCTGCCGAGCCCGCGCCCCTGCAAACGGTGGACGTGCTCGGTGGCGGCCGCGAGGCGCTGGCGACAGCGGACAAGGAACTGGGCCTGGCGCTGAGCGAGGACGAGCTGGATTATCTGCTGGACGGTTTTACCGCTCTGGGCCGCAATCCCACTGACGTGGAATTGATGATGTTCGCCCAGGCCAATTCCGAACACTGCCGCCACAAAATTTTCAACGCCGGCTGGCGCATCGACGGGCGCGAGCAAAG encodes:
- a CDS encoding S-adenosylmethionine-binding protein, giving the protein MVVDSGAVSAKAGPKAEPDPAGDLLAKVEGRYATILADPPWQFQNRTGKMAPEHRRLLRYPTMTLKEILALPVATVAAAKSHLYLWVPNALLQEGLKVMAAWGFAYKSNLVWYKIRKDGGPDGRGVGFYFRNVTELILFGVRGSLRTLQPGRTQVNMLVTQKREHSRKPDEIYDVIESCSPGPYLELFARFHRDGWGQWGNEDVEENSHYGVAKRKGHLDSQLRLLETPGGYGRKR